The nucleotide sequence TAATCTTAGAATCCACATACTATGATTATGCAcatggaagaggaggaagaaactTACGAGTCCTGGTACATGCTAAATAAACCATTTGCATGAATGAGATCATATGTCCTGGGGTATGTAGAAAAGCCTTCACacctgaagaaagaagaaaactgACATTAAATAATGCATAGTCATAGTGCATAACTTGCTTCAACCAATAAACTGATTAGCAAAATTCATAGCATGTTCAATTATCTGTAGCCGTCATATGAAATACAATACAGCGACATACCATTATTTGAAGTAACAGTACCAATATCTATTTTCAAGTGGCTCCAGAATATGGAGAAGAAGAACAATATGCTAATTTGAAGCCCATTTTGCCTTGCAGTGGTCAAATGAATAATCATACAAAAACCCACCATGAAATGTCGagataaataatttttgaagtaTAGGGAAGACAACTTGCATGGAAAAATTCACATGAAATAAGAATACTTGTAGGAGTATTAAGAGAACTCTTAGAAACTTACCAGTCATGGTAAATGCCAATCAGACCTCTCTCGTAAATAACACCTAAGGTGTTCTTAGCACTCGTGGGCACAACATTCATAACCCAGGATTTTGGTGATTCAAGTGCAGCTGCAAATCCTCCAAGCTCTGCATTCATGTCCATCACATTTCGATATCTGGTAGTGCCAATCAACTTGTTCATTCTTTTGTAAGCATTAACATGCTTTTTCCATAATTTGTTGTCCTCTTCATAAGATTCAGCTGTAACATCGGGAACAATGCCCTTAGCTATTCGAGGAGGGACAGCATAAAGCCTAGCAGGAAACTTCTTCAATTCACCTCCAGCAACTTCACTTTTGCTGGATACCTCAGGGAAAGGGGTCTGACAGCCCTCCATTTTTCTGTACCTATACATAAACACATCAACCCCATCCAAATGAAAAATAATCAGAATGTAAACAACAGATCTAATATGTCTACACATTAATAAACATCTATATAATATCAACAATTTAAAAGCATAGAGAAACTAAATCCTACACAATACAATTGCAAATTAATATTGAAATTACTCTGGCTAATTTCAACAATCAAGCTAATACTTTGGCTTATGTACTCAGGCTCTCTGAAAATAACTTGCAAATTATTTCTCTCTTGTGTGGAAATCAATTTTACTAAGTTATCCAATGAAGGTGTTTGTTAATGAGTGTCCTAACTTCTAAGGGTTCTCTTTAAAGATCAATAAACAGAaggatttttatagaaatttaaaATCTTTGAAGTTTCTAATGCATTGAATGCATCAAAATCTTCAAAAAATTTCCACTTTTGACTTCTTAAAGATTGCCCTAAGGAGATTCATTAACAAAACCATAATATTTAATACCCAACAATGCAGGTATGTTCTCAATCTAAATTAAGCCTAGATCATCTCATGGGACATTTGATATTATAGAGTTTGCAGTGAAATTATTTCTGAAAACATAGATCATAATATATCATAACAATAAATAGAACTAGATAAACAAGTGAAATTCTGTTCAATCATCAAAATTACTTAAACTATATTTGAAGATTATAAGTATATTGCATATCCGAATGAAGTACATGAAGATAAACAGGACATACCAAACATCATCAGCATTATCTGAATCACATAAGTTGGGAGACTTTCTTAGGCAGGATTTAGCATTTATCTTTTTCCTCCAGATAGCAATATCACCCTTTTCATACTTCTTTTCCCAGCAAAGACTTTCAGCTAACTCCTCAATATTTCTCTGCTCTGCCTTGACATCCTCCTTAGACCGCTTCCATGTCTGATAGTATGTTTTCCAATTAATTGGAGGCCCAGATAAAACCCAGTATCCACCAGGCCTCAGGACTCGATCAACTTCCATTAGATACATGCCCGCTGTATTCATTTAACGGGTGCAGAGTTAAAAACTTAATGCCTAAAATAATGTTTCATTCAGATTTATAGCCACTTTTCTTTCCTAAACTTCCCCTTCTGACTGCTGGATGGCATACAATTCTTAATCTAATGTTTCAAATCTATATGTAAATGCAACCTTATTAACATAATATTTTAGGGATTTCAATGTTCAAATAAGATGAAGATCTTAGTAATTTAAAATTCTAGACTTTTGGTGATAACAGCTGGGGTAAGATTCTAAGAACTTACAGAAGTAAATGATTTATTTGTCAATAAGGCATTCTGCTTCATAACCTTTTGGCAAGAAATTGCAATGACTCATATTAGCCAAAACGGTATTCAATAATTCAAATCTTGTAGTACttgcactttttttttttggaatttcaGGTGTGTGtatcataatataatatatataagagAAGGCTGATAATAGTTATAACTCTTATCATTCTTATTGACAATGAAATTCAGCACTAACCATTTGAAGTCCATGGTATTAGACATCGAGAACACTGAGCCATGTCAAAAGCTCTTGCAGGGTATGGAAGATGGATGGTACCAAGAACACCAATAACAGCTGGAACTCCTCGTTCTAGTGCAAACTGAACTTGTGCTTCATGGTTGTCCTTTGGGGCAAAGGACATAGTGAGCACATTCCTCTTTAACATGTAGGCTCCCCAGCTAGCAACCTGCATAATTGTTCATACTTTATATTGGTATGGAAAATTATGACTCAATTTGAAGGTATCTTAAACTGAGAATAAGTAAACTGCTCCATAAGTAACAAAGAAATGACAATTCATTCTAGGCAACCTCAAAATACACACAAAACACGAGAAATCCAATCTGCAATATTGTAATAGACAAAAAAGCATTGAACGTAGGAGGTCAACATTAATTCGCAAACCAAACAGTAGCCAACTGAATCAATTTTCAAGAGATACGATAGGATTCTCAAGGGACCAGTAGGTATGACGGAGCAAAAGCTACCTGAGAACCATTAGAAAACACTTATGACCTAACAGGAAAAGAAGAGATGGTCCTGTAGCTCAGCATTCCGCGTCCAATTTGAAATCCTTAGACAGGATATCTTTTATGCTGTATGATATTCAATTCAATAGTAAAGAAACATGGACATGGACAAACATAATGTTTATCTTCTAAATGTGTTAGCATGTAAATAAGTAGATGTTATTACAAAAGTTATCAGCTAAAGCAGAACGAAACTGAGTAAATCAGCATGCTTAGCCATATATTTAAAAGTAaattttcatatgagcagggatTTTTAGACATCAAAACTTACTCCACAGCCAGTGTCCAGTGCTGTTCTGATAGAACCATCTTTAATTGGAATAACTGATGCAAGTTCATCAATATATGCATCTGCTCCTTGAGGGAACATGGTCCCTCCGCCAGGAAATTTAAACACATTTCCCTGAAATTGCACCCAGTTTTGAACAGCCTTCTCCACTGTCAAGCTCTTGTAAGGAACATTGGCATAGTAGGCATAATCCCGGCTCTTAGGCCAAGGAAAAGGAGTCGTGTAACCATTAGGGGCCGGAATGAGGCAACGCAGTTTTTCATCTTCAGGGGGACAATGCCTTTCCCTATATATCATATTTTCTCTTGGGAATGTCATTGCTCGGTCTTGCTCTTGGCAAGGTGTGTAATCAGTATATTTAACATCACATGCCTTGATCTTTTTAGCTTTCGGTTCAGCCGGTTCAATAATTTCTACATCATTGTGATGAGATTCAAAACTCAACTCAGGCATAATGTTGCAGTCTGACATCAGGTTATTCACTTTCAAGGCAAGGTTATCCCCCTTTCCTGACCCGCTCCTTTGCCATGCTCCCAAAAGATAAAAGAAACAGCAAAGGGCGAGAACAGCAAATATTGACAACGGCCTTCGCCCTCGTTGGCCAGGTGCATTATTCTTATTCGCCATTATTTGGCAGCCAGTATTCTCTCAAAACCTATACCAATTCACACGGAAATCAATAAGTGGCAAGTTACAGTAGACCATCAGAAATCAAGCAAACTTCCAAAATTAGACTAACACATATCTAAGCATAAAgcatttaaatcttaatttttatttattaaaagaaaaaggaGAGTACNNNNNNNNNNNNNNNNNNNNNNNNNNNNNNNNNNNNNNNGAGCTCCTGAACCAATAACTACTCTACTAACTGTATTTTCTGTCTCCACCTATTTGGGACAGTTTGACTAGTTTAAACTTGatttagaaaatatataaaatagcAGTGTGGGTGTGGCATGGTAATACCTCATATTCCCCAATATAATGCAAAAGAAAGGGAAATAAGCTTAAATACCTTTCAGTTACATCAACCCTTTAAGCTGTTTCACCTTCATACAGAACACAAGTGGATCTAATGGTAATTGCTTTTCATTTTTCTAACACTATGATTTTTCGAATTACATTCCAACAAACACCCTAATCTatctaatcttttttttttcctggATCAACTAAAGATCTGCAATTAAACCCACTTAAAAAGTATCGAAAGAAACTTAGCTTtacattttaaaaacaaaaaataatggaAGTTGAGAGTGGAAAAGTGAAGTGGAACTGCGAAGAATACAAGAAGGTAGGCAAATAAATCGGGATCCTTCAGCAGTAACGTAATTGGAATACCAATTAGAAACAGAGAGAAACAATGTTAGCAATTAAGCTTTCATGCAGACAAATAAATAAAGAGAGCGTTCAAAGAAAATGCATGTGTGATCCCAAAACGAAGAGACAAAGGTTCAAGTTGCTAACCTTTCTTTCCCCTTCACCTTAATAGATAGATCTCTCCACTGatctaaaagagagagagagagagagagagagagagaggtgagtGTGGAGCAGCAAGGTGTGTATTTGAGAGCGTAGGAAAGATTGGAGAGCGACAAGGTGAAAAAGGGGAACAGAAGAGGACCTTTGACAGTTGGACTTGATCATTTCATTTAAGACTACACATTCCATCCCTCTTTCGTTAAAATTTCATTATTGTATCCGCCGACAGGGGTCCTAGGTAACTTTTTTTTTCCAActtccttttttattattattctttttaaataatcCCGGAAtacattctttctttctttttttttaagttaatcgTTATTCATTTCATTAAATGAATACACTAcgtgcatgtttgggcgccattattttgttaaaaaaaagatcttttttcaatgaaaaaagatattcttttattttttaatgtgtttggcaaatttctagtagtaaaagtaaaagcactagtaaaatcaaaaaaaagattttttttgagaagctgtaatttatatcttttttaaaaagatatttatttcttaaaaaaagatatttttcatgtaataaataaacaaaaaagtacttttatattgttatacccaaacataattgattgataaaaagacctttttacatgagatatccaaacataaaattacttttacttctctataagatcttttaaaaaaagataactcgaaaaaagatcttttcttaaaaactcacccaaacaagccctactTCCAAATGAATACACTAAACAATCCGAACATTTAGCACTGTATGTGGGATCTTAAACAAGTTGGGAAGCATGGCCGATCACAAAGTCaaaatgaattaaaaaatttaactaataaccccaataaaatagaaataagcCGGGGAAGACGAACATGAAACCGATGTCACTCCTGGCCCAAATGAAGAAGGACATCGAGATTATAGCCCCTGGTTTAGGACGGGGTGATAGGAGGAACATGGAGGGATGATATCACTAAATTAGGAAAAGACTATGTTCATGCAATGCATAAAATACGCTACCGTGTTCAAGAATTGGAATGGTAGCTTGTTGAACAATCTCACTAGTCTAGGTCTAGAAATTGCACTACCTAAGATTGACATCATAGTTAGGAATGGTGAACACCAAACCATGGACGTGGACACTATCAGGAACATGATCATCCATATTCACAATCACCATAATAGAAGGGCTTCTCCTCAACGGGAGGATAAAATTCGAGAGACCGCACAACGGTCCAGAACTGAGTTAAGTTCTACTTAAGATACGAACTCCAGTTAGAAGTGAAAGTTTGAAATGGCACAGGGAACGCCATGAACATGTCATCATAGGGCAATTCCATTCTTTTCTCATGTCCTTCATGTGTGGCTACCGAAAAATTTCGAAAATCCAACTGATATGAAGTACGAAGAGATCTCAGATCCTCAagaatgaatatatatatatgcctTTGAGGCGATGATGAATTTGGAAGGAGTGGCAATGCCATACGATGTAAGGGGTTCTTGGTGACCTTATCTAGCTTGGCCATGGCATAGTTTAACTCATTGCCTTCAGGGTTCATTTCCTATTTCTCTGACATTAAGTCAAAATTTCTTGTTCATTTCACTACTAAGAGAACTCAGGCGAAACATTTGATCTTCTTGCTTGGGATAGAACAGAGAGTTGGAAAAAGCCTAAGAGACTACTTTGAACACTTTAATAAGGCTCTGTTAGAGATGAACGCACAAAATCCTAAGGTTGTGTGTTTGTCCTTCATCGCTGGTTTGTTAGAAGGGGATATCAGGTGACACTTGACATCTAAAGACGTGAAGTTTATGGTGAAAATCCATCAAATTGCTCTTAAGTATATGCAGGATGAAGATGTGACTAAAGTGGTGTCCACAAAAAGGAAGAACCCGATGCCATTGTCAAGCAAGACAGGTAGCTCAAGATAAGCTTCAACTCCCAAGTCTACCACACCACGAGTGGAGAAATATTATACATATACCCCTTTATTCTACCACATCACGAGGGGGAAAATTTTATACATATACCCATTTAGTCACTTCTTTGATAGAATTGTACTACTAGCAAGTGTCTTAAAGAGGGATCCGCCCTAAAGCACGATAAATCCGACCTAGAGCTTCCTTAAACAAGTCATATATCTGCAACTATGACAAGTCCTACAGTCATCGCACTAAGGATTGTATTGATTTAAGATATACTCTAGAACAAGCAGTTCGCAATGGAAAAAGCTCCCAGAATTTGTGCAGTATGTAAGGCTATCAAGATGGCATAATGAAGATGATGACCAAGAAACTCGGAAACTTAGGAATACTCGATCTCCAGAGCCTCAGGATGATACGGACCGGGTCATAATAAACATTATAGTTGGAAAAAAAAATCTTGCGAGGTCAAGGAATGtggtaaaaaaagaaaataaatatgatCAACTTGGAAGTGCTTCAAGCAGAGAATTTTCTCAGAATTCGATTCACTGCAAAAGATTTCCAATATGGGACATCGAAAGACGATGAGCCTCTGGCAATCACATCCAAACTAAGAAATGTGATTGTCATGAGGATTTTGATAGACACAGAAGTAGACTCTAATTTGCTCTTCAGAAATGCATTTGGTGCAACACCTAAAGCCTCATCTCCTAAAGGTAGTAGGACTGAGGAATCATATTATTGTACCAGATGGAGTTATTGATCTCTTTCTAATGGTTGGAGAAGATGTTGATGTCCAAGTTGTTCAGGCAGAATTTGTGGTTCTCAAGGACTCAACAACATATAATGTGATCCTTGAAAGAAAAACCATAAATGATCTGTGTGCGTTCATTTGAATGAATTTTTTTGTGATGAAGTTTTTAACAATAGAAGGACGAGTAGCCATTATCCAAGGAgacaggtgatgagcggatattttataaactttttatgttattttcttagtattttcagtatgttttgttgagttttattatgttttagtaggttttaatgcaaaattcactttttggatgctactttgagtttttatatttttcttatgatttttggtgaattttggatgaatttggcaagttttggcaaagtctgattcagaggcaaagaatgGACAATATATGTTGTCAGATCTTGACCTCTGTGTACTCAAacaagcatttctggagctacagaggtccaaataaagtGTTCTTAACGACggtggaaagctaacttctagagctttccagaaatatataacggtttatacttttctttggaaataaaggcccaaaatgggcgttgaacgcccaaaccaccCTTTTTATAGTGTTCAATGCCCCAAGAGGACAGAACccagcgttgaacacccaaaactggcatccaacgccacaAAGGGAGCAAGGAAGTAGCATATCTACTCTCTAGTGGGTGTTGGACGCCCACTCCCTCAAGTTAGAaaccaagctcagcccaaacactcaccaagtagccccagaagtgaatttttgcACCTTTCTACTTAGTttatttcacttttgtaatttttaattattcgattagtatatatagaagtaAGATTACCTTTGTGAGGAGATCGTTTTGGAAATTTTGAGTTTTGGAACCTTTGAACCTATTTTGTAcaatatgagcaactaaacctcctaggttaaggttaggagctctgctgattcctatggattaatataattacttttctacttcaatctgtgtttgattttattctatgatgcattgtcgTTATTCATCCTTACGAATctcgattctacatgagttccttaTGAgtctgataaatcactattttatggtttatattgtgtttaattgtgtggttttaccaTGATCCtggcccacttattcattaaaatagtatgcatttatatttccttcctgaaattattacatgagtgaaaactgcttcctagagacttttaattatacattttacttctcttttattccatttgatgtcgtgatctgtgtgttaagcgtttcaggctttatagggcaagaatgagttggagattggaaagaaagctagcaaaaatagagggaacacaagaaattgaggagatgaccagcgagaagcgacgcggccgcatggatgacgcgaccgcgcggcatggaacagcacgagtgacgcggccgcatggacgacgcgtccgcgtggcgaagcagaaacgcgaatgacgcgtccgcatgagcgacgcgatcgcatgacgtgcgcgatctgcataatttgcagattcgctgggggcgatttcgggccctattttgacccagttttcggcccgggacaggagactagagccagagaacatgcaaaaaccagagacaacattcattctacacagttttagtttttagatctagttttactcctcctctaggttttctctctacacattcatagttcttaggattttagtttctctagccttttgcattgggatattgagaataGTTATTACcttatcaagacttcgtcattctagttctttttctttacttggcttactcttccatgttccttgctttgtttaattttaccattggaatattttttggattatttaatacaaggatcacttttatttttaattgattattttcaatttttatttacaatgtctttcttcaattccttttcatatgcaaTGAactttacctttacaatgagtgagtaattccctaacttgatggggagttgattgaaaggaacccttgagttggaaggcttgaaagaaaaattacattattcaattttatcaatttaatttcctgtttactcaactcaaacctttaaaaaaaaaaacatctgattaataaaatagcgctctttcctgcaactcgttgggagacgacctgggattcatactcccagtattttaaatttcaattttttgtgacacctttctaaattgagcggtggatctctggcgagttaagaactatacttgcaacgcatatattctaatagtttttaattcaccaatttctgcccgcatcaatttttggcgccgttgccggggagttgcaatagagtgctaaagttattaattagaatttatttatttgtattttattttattttgctactatgagctgcctgtttctttcgtcaaatgacgcgttcacttcctgatccgctcttgctaatattcgatcctgaaattgaaaggactatttcacgaataaggcgagctcggcgtcggttagtccgctctgagggcggatctgaaagtgaacttgaggaagaaaccagctcccgttctactgattcggttgattcacgtgcagacaacatggcagaacctaggagagttaccatccaggaggaaggatcccctaattttacaatgcaaccgtttcaagcgcatcacccagcagtggctacagatttcgaaataaagaccgcactgctcaatttgatgcccaagtttcatggcttacctgctcaagagcccaccaagcacctgagagatttccaggcagcctgttctactgtcaggcgtgatggtacagatgaaacttcaatccTGCNNNNNNNNNNNNNNNNNNNNNNNNNNNNNNNNNNNNNNNNNNNNNNNNNNNNNNNNNNNNNNNNNNNNNNNNNNNNNNNNNNNNNNNNNNNNNNNNNNNNNNNNNNNNNNNNNNNNNNNNNNNNNNNNNNNNNNNNNNNNNNNNNNNNNNNNNNNNNNNNNNNNNNNNNNNNNNNNNNNNNNNNNNNNNNNNNNNNNNNNNNNNNNNNNNNNNNNNNNNNNNNNNNNNNNNNNNNNNNNNNNNNNNNNNNNNNNNNNNNNNNNNNNNNNNNNNNNNNNNNNNNNNNNNNNNNNNNNNNNNNNNNNNNNNNNNNNNNNNNNNNNNNNNNNNNNNNNNNNNNNNNNNNNNNNNNNNNNNNNNNNNNNNNNNNNNNNNNNNNNNNNNNNNNNNNNNNNNNNNNNNNNNNNNNNNNNNNNNNNNNNNNNNNNNNNNNNNNNNNNNNNNNNNNNNNNNNNNNNNNNNNNNNNNNNNNNNNNNNNNNNNNNNNNNNNNNNNNNNNNNNNNNNNNNNNNNNNNNNNNNNNNNNNNNNNNNNNNNNNNNNNNNNNNNNNNNNNNNNNNNNNNNNNNNNNNNNNNNNNNNNNNNNNNNNNNNNNNNNNNNNNNNNNNNNNNNNNNNNNNNNNNNNNNaactgggatacgctcagaaaagagtttttggagaaattctttccatctgaagttactgataaactaaggaaagacatctccatgattgttcaagatgacaacgagactctctttgaatattgggagcgcttcaataatcttctggaagcatgcccccaccacatgattgacaagatagtgttactcagttatgtcacacagggcatgaggccccaagataaaaccacattggaaagtgctagcaatgggtctatgaagaagtacaagaccactgatgaggcatggcaattgatcagcgaattagctgaatccactaggaaccacagacagaagcaaggccgttcaaaagccgttgcagaagtatcctctagcagagagactgctgctctaactcagagtatctgtgagatgaccaacttgctgaagcagatgcaactgaatcaacaacaagttcagcaagctcaaccttctccagcatagcaaagccaacagctagtcccacaaagagtttgcggaatttgtgctaattatagccattatactgatgaatgcccgcaactccaacaagaagacaacatggtggcatccactcataacttctatgaccgccccaaccaagggtacaatcaaggtggaaataataaccatggatggcaggacaattctaaccagaatttgagggacaacaataacagaggaggcagagataatcagggaaatcagaggtggaataataata is from Arachis ipaensis cultivar K30076 chromosome B01, Araip1.1, whole genome shotgun sequence and encodes:
- the LOC107628718 gene encoding probable methyltransferase PMT14, encoding MANKNNAPGQRGRRPLSIFAVLALCCFFYLLGAWQRSGSGKGDNLALKVNNLMSDCNIMPELSFESHHNDVEIIEPAEPKAKKIKACDVKYTDYTPCQEQDRAMTFPRENMIYRERHCPPEDEKLRCLIPAPNGYTTPFPWPKSRDYAYYANVPYKSLTVEKAVQNWVQFQGNVFKFPGGGTMFPQGADAYIDELASVIPIKDGSIRTALDTGCGVASWGAYMLKRNVLTMSFAPKDNHEAQVQFALERGVPAVIGVLGTIHLPYPARAFDMAQCSRCLIPWTSNAGMYLMEVDRVLRPGGYWVLSGPPINWKTYYQTWKRSKEDVKAEQRNIEELAESLCWEKKYEKGDIAIWRKKINAKSCLRKSPNLCDSDNADDVWYRKMEGCQTPFPEVSSKSEVAGGELKKFPARLYAVPPRIAKGIVPDVTAESYEEDNKLWKKHVNAYKRMNKLIGTTRYRNVMDMNAELGGFAAALESPKSWVMNVVPTSAKNTLGVIYERGLIGIYHDWCEGFSTYPRTYDLIHANGLFSMYQDSCNLEDILIEMDRILRPEGVVIIRDEVDVLNKVKKIVGGMRWEAKMVDHEDGPLVPEKILVAVKEYWVASSNNSTSSEE